The following are encoded in a window of Geobacter metallireducens GS-15 genomic DNA:
- a CDS encoding single-stranded DNA-binding protein, with product MASLNKVMLIGNLGKDPEVRYTPGGTAVASFSLATSEKFKNRNGEFEEKTEWHNVVLWGRQAEIAGEYLAKGRTVFIEGRLQTRKWQDKEGRDRWSTEVVGERMQMLGGKGEGGGGRSGGRGGQEGGFGGGPAYDEPAFNPDDDIPF from the coding sequence ATGGCAAGTCTCAACAAGGTAATGCTCATCGGCAATCTCGGCAAGGACCCCGAAGTCCGCTACACCCCGGGCGGTACGGCGGTGGCCAGCTTCTCCCTCGCCACCAGCGAGAAGTTCAAGAACAGGAACGGCGAGTTCGAGGAGAAGACCGAGTGGCACAACGTGGTCCTCTGGGGGCGCCAGGCGGAGATCGCCGGCGAGTACCTGGCAAAGGGGCGGACCGTCTTCATCGAGGGGCGGCTCCAGACCCGCAAGTGGCAGGACAAGGAAGGCCGCGACCGCTGGTCCACCGAGGTGGTGGGGGAGCGGATGCAGATGCTCGGCGGCAAGGGCGAAGGGGGCGGCGGGCGCTCCGGCGGACGCGGCGGCCAGGAAGGCGGCTTCGGCGGCGGCCCGGCCTACGACGAACCTGCCTTCAACCCGGATGACGATATTCCGTTTTAA